The following are encoded together in the Paludisphaera mucosa genome:
- a CDS encoding ATP-grasp domain-containing protein: MIPTLILSPRYSDDSITLRRAAIALGWDVMRLAGWRPPEDFAPDEPVLHAEPLFAEAVAERLGLSVVEPPEDFLIRLPDRYLGRRLRLMTAAEARGLAGPAFLKPPNRKIFSPRVYASGADLPDMPDDDPVLASEPVEWEAEFRCFIRDRRLRAWSPYWLGGALAREGDDWIVEPDAWAATGAMVDRLLADPALDLPAAFVLDAGVVRGVGPAVVEANSASGSGLYGCDPSEVLDVLRAAVVPAA; the protein is encoded by the coding sequence ATGATCCCGACCCTGATCCTATCTCCCCGCTATTCCGACGATTCGATCACCCTGCGACGCGCCGCGATCGCCCTCGGCTGGGACGTGATGCGGCTGGCCGGCTGGCGGCCTCCCGAGGACTTCGCGCCCGACGAGCCGGTCCTGCATGCCGAGCCGCTTTTCGCCGAGGCGGTCGCCGAACGACTCGGCCTGTCGGTGGTCGAGCCGCCCGAGGACTTCCTCATCCGGTTGCCCGACCGCTATCTGGGCCGCCGACTCCGCCTGATGACGGCCGCGGAGGCGCGGGGGCTCGCGGGGCCCGCGTTCTTGAAGCCGCCCAATCGCAAGATCTTCTCGCCGCGGGTCTACGCCTCGGGGGCGGATCTGCCCGACATGCCCGACGACGACCCGGTGCTGGCGTCGGAACCGGTCGAGTGGGAGGCCGAGTTCCGTTGCTTCATCCGGGACCGCCGTCTCCGCGCCTGGTCGCCGTACTGGCTCGGCGGCGCCCTGGCGCGCGAGGGCGACGACTGGATCGTCGAGCCCGACGCGTGGGCGGCGACGGGCGCGATGGTCGATCGGCTCCTGGCGGATCCCGCCCTGGACCTCCCGGCCGCGTTCGTGCTTGACGCCGGCGTCGTGAGGGGCGTCGGCCCCGCGGTCGTCGAGGCGAACTCGGCGTCGGGCTCGGGCCTCTACGGCTGCGACCCGTCGGAGGTGCTCGACGTCCTGCGGGCGGCCGTCGTGCCGGCCGCTTGA